The following are from one region of the Nicotiana tabacum cultivar K326 chromosome 3, ASM71507v2, whole genome shotgun sequence genome:
- the LOC142178562 gene encoding uncharacterized protein LOC142178562, translating into MKHYSVMNKFQFRVKRSSAKSYWLVCVSKNCTWHFKATSINDSAMFKVRKFNSLHTCSLMDSTFIQRKPTAMVVGSMVIPKYADPKIIYTPKDIQTDMFFEHGVNLTYMQAWRAKEKALEFLIGHHAVSYNKLPSYLYILEKTYLGPVVVVDGTFLKSAYRGIMLTTSTMDAAGTILPLAYAIVDSENVASWKWFFEQFKHAYGKRPNMCVVSDRNESILKATSIVYPDMPHYSCMWHIWTNIRKKFKKGHLKLSELYFATARSYTLDEFNERISKIEEIDLHVKAYLYDIGYRRWS; encoded by the exons ATGAAGCACTATTCTGTCATGAACAAGTTTCAATTTAGGGTGAAAAGATCTAGTGCTAAAAG ctACTGGCTGGTATGTGTTAGTAAAAATTGTACATGGCACTTCAAGGCAACTAGCATaaatgattctgcaatgttcaagGTTAGAAAATTCAACAGCTTGCACACATGCTCTTTGATGGACAGTACATTTATACAACGCAAACCTACTGCCATGGTAGTTGGTAGCATGGTTATTCCAAAATATGCTGATCCCAAGATAATTTACACACCAAAAGACATACAAACTGATATGTTTTTTGAACATGGTGTGAACTTAACATACATGCAAGcttggagagcaaaggaaaaggctTTGGAGTTTTTGATAGGTCATCATGCTGTCTCCTACAACAAATTGCCTAGTTATTTGTATATTCTGGAGAAGACTTATCTGGG GCCAGTTGTAGTAGTTGATGGGACCTTCTTAAAGTCAGCATATAGGGGAATAATGCTAACAACTAGTACAATGGATGCAGCAG GTACCATATTACCTTTGGCATATGCTATTGTTGATTCAGAAAATGTCGCATCATGGAAGTGGTTTTTTGAGCAATTCAAACATGCATATGGTAAAAGACcaaatatgtgtgttgtttcgGATCGAAATGAGAGTATCTTGAAGGCAACATCTATTGTTTATCCCGACATGCCACATTATtcttgcatgtggcatatttggacaaatataaggAAAAAGTTCAAGAAGGGTCATCTAAAGTTAAGCGAATTATACTTTGCCACAGCACGATCATACACgcttgatgaatttaatgaaaggatATCAAAGATTGAAGAGATTGACCTACATGTTAAAGCATACTTATACGATATTGGCTATCGTAGATGGTCTTGA